One region of uncultured Sulfurimonas sp. genomic DNA includes:
- a CDS encoding YgiQ family radical SAM protein, which translates to MSRRSKTKQPSRNTVTFSEKDFLPTTKEEMDALGWDQCDVILVSGDAYIDSPFIGVAMVGRMLERLGYRVGMIGQPDIKSDIDIKRLGEPRLYWGVSGGSVDSMVSNYTATKKFRNTDDYTPGGKNDKRPDRALSVYCNLIRRYFKDTVPLVIGGIEASLRRVSHYDYWQNKLKKPILFDSKADILIYGMGEIALEQLTKAIENSSEYRDIRGVSYISKEPKHEYVQLPSHQECLDDKEKYIDLFDRFYDNNDPISAKGLCQPVDNRFLIQNPPCDYLDEQEMDANSNLPFTRELHPYYAKMGKVKCLETIKFSIMTHHGCWGECNFCAIGVHQGRTIRTRTEENILQEAKEFNKYKDYKGIISDVGGPTANMYGYECGKKLKKGTCDDIRCVDAERLCKVMHVNHGRNINLLRKVREVEGVRKAFVASGVRYDLITADKQHGYSYLKEMVEHHISGQMKVAPEHTQQHVLELMGKPGKETLVDFKKMYDKLNKESGKQQFLTYYLIAAHPGCEEKDMHELKRFTTDELKMNPEQAQVFTPTPSTYSAVMYYTELDPKTRKKIFVEKDTKKKEKQKSIVVKKDCFSSGFAS; encoded by the coding sequence TTGAGTAGAAGAAGTAAAACTAAACAACCATCGAGAAACACTGTTACATTTAGCGAAAAAGATTTTCTTCCAACTACCAAAGAAGAGATGGATGCACTTGGCTGGGATCAATGTGATGTTATTTTAGTCAGCGGAGATGCATATATAGATTCTCCATTTATTGGTGTAGCTATGGTTGGTAGGATGCTTGAGCGGCTTGGATATAGAGTTGGTATGATAGGTCAGCCAGATATTAAGAGTGATATAGATATCAAAAGACTTGGAGAACCTAGACTTTACTGGGGTGTTAGTGGTGGAAGTGTTGATAGTATGGTTTCTAACTACACAGCTACAAAAAAGTTTAGAAATACTGATGATTATACTCCTGGTGGTAAAAATGATAAAAGACCTGATCGTGCTTTGAGCGTTTATTGTAATCTTATAAGACGCTACTTTAAAGATACTGTTCCTCTTGTCATTGGAGGTATTGAAGCATCTCTTAGAAGAGTGAGCCATTATGACTATTGGCAAAATAAGCTTAAAAAACCGATTTTGTTTGATTCTAAAGCAGATATTCTTATATATGGAATGGGAGAAATAGCCCTAGAACAACTTACAAAAGCTATAGAAAATTCTAGTGAATATCGTGATATCAGGGGTGTTTCATATATATCTAAAGAACCAAAACATGAGTATGTCCAACTGCCTTCTCATCAAGAGTGTTTGGATGATAAAGAGAAGTACATAGACCTCTTTGATAGATTTTATGATAACAATGACCCTATAAGTGCAAAAGGACTTTGTCAGCCAGTAGATAATCGTTTTTTAATTCAAAATCCTCCGTGTGATTATCTTGATGAACAAGAGATGGATGCAAACTCAAATCTTCCTTTTACAAGAGAGTTGCATCCATACTATGCAAAGATGGGGAAAGTTAAGTGTTTAGAGACTATAAAGTTTTCTATTATGACTCATCATGGATGTTGGGGAGAGTGTAATTTTTGTGCTATTGGTGTTCATCAAGGTAGAACGATTCGTACTCGAACAGAAGAAAACATACTTCAAGAAGCAAAAGAGTTTAACAAGTACAAAGATTACAAAGGCATCATAAGTGATGTTGGAGGTCCAACTGCAAATATGTACGGTTATGAGTGTGGTAAAAAACTTAAAAAAGGTACTTGTGATGACATTAGATGCGTGGATGCAGAGCGTTTATGTAAGGTTATGCATGTAAATCATGGAAGAAATATAAACCTTCTTAGAAAAGTTAGAGAAGTGGAGGGTGTTAGAAAGGCGTTTGTAGCATCTGGCGTTAGGTATGATTTGATTACTGCAGATAAACAACATGGTTATTCTTACTTAAAAGAGATGGTAGAGCATCATATATCTGGTCAAATGAAAGTTGCACCTGAACATACGCAGCAACACGTTTTAGAACTTATGGGAAAACCTGGTAAAGAGACGCTTGTGGACTTTAAAAAAATGTATGATAAGTTAAATAAAGAATCAGGAAAACAACAATTTTTAACTTACTACCTTATAGCGGCACATCCAGGATGTGAAGAAAAAGATATGCATGAGTTGAAGCGTTTTACAACTGATGAGCTTAAGATGAACCCAGAACAAGCCCAGGTATTTACTCCAACACCTAGCACTTACTCAGCAGTTATGTATTACACTGAGTTAGACCCAAAAACTCGTAAAAAAATATTTGTAGAAAAAGATACAAAGAAAAAAGAAAAACAAAAAAGTATAGTAGTTAAGAAAGATTGCTTTTCTAGTGGGTTTGCATCGTAA